The Anopheles marshallii chromosome X, idAnoMarsDA_429_01, whole genome shotgun sequence genome includes a window with the following:
- the LOC128709502 gene encoding tRNA:m(4)X modification enzyme TRM13 homolog encodes MADQELKREPDSKKAKLQSPVQMLRCKFFVQRKKRYCKMTVGAGREYCGEHEPTDDRTADAGSTTSDRIPCPLDSKHTISAAKLQKHLKICNARPPAEQKPYIVPGINCTSDGEQSESQLTEDVSGVKLLDIPAEQLKALIAKVDRLYETVEPLIQEQSPRHGILAEELRIEHYGPQTLKHLTQSSALLGLLEQYDFLQNDTAFVEFGAGKGQVAYWLARIVETELQNCKVLLVDRASHRHKKDNKIETREIVQRVRADIADLELHKVDLLESSKRLVGIGKHLCGSATDLALRCLVRSRSKSSVHFKGCLFALCCHHRCEWRTFAGKQFLLTNDITRTDFECIVRMVSWAVCGTGRSRELREENEPNDNKQDRCGLTHVQREMVGKKCKRILDFARLNYMVENGYEALLKYYVKSDVTLENVCLICMDK; translated from the coding sequence ATGGCAGATCAAGAGCTAAAAAGGGAACCTGACAGTAAAAAAGCGAAGCTTCAATCACCTGTTCAAATGTTAAGGTGTAAGTTCTTTGTACAGCGCAAAAAACGATACTGCAAGATGACGGTCGGTGCCGGGAGAGAATACTGTGGTGAGCATGAACCTACCGACGACCGTACCGCTGATGCCGGGTCGACCACGAGCGATCGTATTCCTTGTCCGCTCGATTCGAAACATACAATATCGGCCGCTAAATTGCagaaacatttgaaaatttgtaacGCACGACCACCAGCGGAACAGAAGCCATATATAGTGCCCGGAATCAATTGCACTTCGGACGGAGAACAATCGGAATCACAACTGACGGAAGATGTATCTGGTGTGAAACTATTAGACATACCGGCGGAACAGCTAAAAGCACTTATAGCGAAGGTAGATCGCCTTTATGAAACAGTAGAACCCCTTATACAAGAACAATCGCCACGCCACGGCATTTTAGCGGAAGAGTTAAGGATAGAGCACTATGGTCCCCAAACATTGAAACACTTGACACAGTCGTCCGCATTGCTCGGTTTACTGGAACAGTATGACTTTCTGCAGAACGATACCGCGTTTGTGGAGTTTGGTGCCGGTAAAGGGCAAGTTGCTTACTGGTTAGCTAGAATAGTCGAAACAGAGCTGCAGAACTGCAAGGTACTGCTGGTGGACCGTGCCTCGCACCGgcacaaaaaagacaacaagATAGAAACGCGTGAAATCGTGCAGCGCGTTCGGGCGGACATTGCCGATCTGGAACTTCACAAGGTGGATCTGCTCGAGTCGAGCAAACGGCTCGTTGGCATTGGGAAGCATCTCTGCGGCAGCGCTACCGATCTCGCCCTGCGCTGTCTGGTACGCAGCAGGTCCAAATCTTCCGTCCACTTTAAGGGATGCCTTTTTGCACTGTGTTGCCATCATCGGTGCGAATGGCGCACGTTCGCCGGCAAACAGTTTCTTCTGACGAACGATATCACGCGCACGGATTTTGAGTGTATCGTGCGAATGGTTAGCTGGGCTGTGTGTGGAACTGGAAGGAGCCGGGAACTCCGAGAGGAGAACGAACCCAACGATAACAAACAGGATCGGTGTGGATTGACGCATGTTCAGCGAGAGATGGTCGGCAAAAAATGCAAGCGCATTCTCGATTTTGCAAGATTAAACTATATGGTGGAGAACGGATATGAAGCGCTTCTCAAATACTACGTGAAGAGTGACGTAACACTGGAAAATGTTTGTCTTATTTGTATggacaaataa
- the LOC128709535 gene encoding uncharacterized protein LOC128709535, with translation MEADDSVADKLRNVELKAKIHGEDEFARRVTIAKKLTGTDGTVITQSDVFFNASQGRLKLRYLTHKKSELISYDRPDVAGPKLSLYSKMDIDEPKCLEQILSESVGVRGKLDKKRLLFLHGQTRIHLDAVTSLGHFLEFEVVLKPEQTIEEGQAVVEEMKRLFEISDEDLMTGAYIDQLLK, from the exons ATGGAAGCAGACGACAGTGTGGCTGACAAACTTCGTAACGTTGAACTAAAAGCGAAAATACATGGTGAGGATGAGTTTGCCCGTCGTGTGACGATTGCCAAGAAACTCACCGGCACAGACGGTACAGTAATTACACAAAGCGACGTCTTTTTCAACGCATCTCAAGGACGACTAAAGCTCCGCTATCTGACG CATAAAAAATCTGAACTGATAAGTTACGATCGGCCAGATGTAGCAGGACCGAAACTATCGCTCTATTCCAAAATGGACATCGACGAACCGAAGTGTCTTGAGCAAATACTGTCCGAATCGGTTGGCGTGCGTGGCAAACTGGATAAGAAGCGTTTACTATTCCTGCACGGTCAGACACGAATTCATCTAGATGCCGTCACATCCCTCGGACACTTTCTTGAGTTCGAAGTGGTGCTCAAACCCGAACAAACCATTGAGGAAGGACAGGCTGTGGTGGAGGAAATGAAGCGTTTATTCGAAATTTCGGATGAAGATTTAATGACGGGCGCTTATATTGATCAGCTGCTGAAATAA
- the LOC128709514 gene encoding aminoacylase-1B-like, with protein MCEAGSDCNKKYQEWEANEEIQIFREYLRIPTVHPNVNYDDCVAFLKRQAASLDLPVRVVEFNARKPIVIITWEGTEPEAKSIILNSHMDVVPVYEERWTHPPFAAEMDHQGRIYARGAQDMKCVGMQFLAAIRALRRDGVRLKRTIHATFVPDEEIGGKLGMMEWVHKDSFRELNAGFSIDEGIAGEGEIYPLFYGERSVWHVYFNISGTPGHGSLLLKGTAGQKAHYIIDKLMRFRENEVKRLENNPEFTIGDVTTVNITLMKGGVQENVVPPELSVCFDIRLAVDVNHLEFENQLLDWCREAGGGIELEYDQKCPYVKPTKLDSSNIYWVAFKDALDELGLKVKAQIFPGGTDSRYIRGIGIPAIGFSPMNNTPVLLHDHDEFLKADTFLEGIRIYRKIIANVANA; from the exons ATGTGTGAGGCGGGTTCAGACTGTAACAAGAAGTACCAGGAGTGGGAAGCGAACGAAGAGATTCAAATCTTTCGCGAATATTTGCGTATCCCAACGGTGCATCCGAATGTGAACTACG ATGATTGTGTTGCGTTTCTAAAGCGACAAGCTGCGTCGCTGGATCTGCCCGTGCGCGTCGTGGAATTCAACGCGCGGAAACCGATCGTGATCATTACGTGGGAGGGTACGGAACCGGAAGCAAAGTCTATCATCCTTAACTCGCACATGGATGTGGTGCCGGTGTATGAAGAGCGTTGGACGCATCCACCTTTCGCGGCGGAAATGGACCACCAGGGACGCATTTACGCCCGTGGCGCACAGGACATGAAGTGTGTCGGGATGCAATTTCTCGCCGCAATTCGGGCGCTGCGTCGCGATGGCGTACGATTGAAGCGCACAATCCATGCTACGTTCGTACCGGATGAAGAGATCGGCGGCAAGCTCGGCATGATGGAGTGGGTGCACAAGGATTCGTTCCGGGAGCTGAATGCGGGTTTTTCCATTGATGAGGGTATTGCCGGTGAAGGGGAGATCTATCCGTTGTTTTACGGAGAGCGCAGTGTTTGGC ATGTGTATTTTAACATTTCTGGAACACCGGGACACGGATCGTTGCTGTTGAAGGGCACGGCGGGTCAGAAGGCACACTACATCATCGACAAGCTGATGCGATTCCGTGAGAATGAGGTGAAACGATTAGAAAACAATCCCGAGTTTACAATCGGTGACGTGACCACGGTGAACATCACGCTCATGAAG GGTGGCGTGCAGGAAAACGTAGTACCACCGGAGTTGTCGGTTTGCTTCGACATTCGGCTAGCGGTTGATGTAAATCATTTGGAGTTCGAAAATCAGCTGCTCGACTGGTGCCGTGAAGCGGGCGGTGGTATTGAGCTAGAGTACGACCAGAAGTGCCCCTACGTCAAACCGACCAAGCTGGACAGCTCCAACATATATTGGGTCGCATTTAAGGATGCACTGGACGAGCTTGGCCTGAAGGTGAAGGCACAGATCTTCCCCGGTGGTACGGATAGTCGGTACATTCGTGGCATCGGTATTCCCGCAATTGGGTTCTCGCCTATGAACAATACACCAGTGTTGCTGCACGATCACGACGAATTTCTTAAGGCGGACACATTCCTGGAAGGCATTCGAATCTATCGCAAGATAATTGCTAACGTGGCAAACGCTTAG
- the LOC128709293 gene encoding DDB1- and CUL4-associated factor 7 gives MSGTTGKRKEIYKYLAPWPLYSMNWSVRPDKRFRLALGSFVEEYNNKVQIISLDEDTSEFSAKSTFDHPYPTTKIMWIPDSKGVYPDLLATSGDYLRLWRAGEPDTRLECVLNNNKNSDFCAPLTSFDWNEVDLNLVGTSSIDTTCTIWGLETSQPLGRVNLVSGHVKTQLIAHDKEVYDIAFSRAGGGRDMFASVGADGSVRMFDLRHLEHSTIIYEDPAHTPLLRLAWNKQDPNYLATVAMDSCEVIILDVRVPCTPVARLSNHRACVNGIAWAPHSSCHICTAGDDHQALIWDIQQMPRPIEDPILAYTAAEGEVNQIQWGATQPDWIAICYKTACEILRV, from the exons ATGTCCGGTACGACGGGGAAGCGCAAGGAGATCTACAAATATCTCGCCCCATGGCCACTATACTCGATGAACTGGTCCGTGCGGCCGGACAAACGGTTCCGCCTAGCGCTCGGCAGCTTTGTCGAGGAGTACAACAACAAGGTGCAGATCATCAGTCTCGACGAGGACACCAGCGAGTTCAGCGCGAAAAG CACATTCGACCATCCATATCCAACCACCAAGATCATGTGGATACCGGATTCGAAGGGTGTGTATCCGGATCTGCTAGCAACCAGCGGCGACTATTTGCGGCTATGGCGTGCCGGCGAACCCGACACGAGGCTTGAGTGCGtgctgaacaacaacaaaaacagtgacTTCTGTGCACCGCTCACCTCCTTCGACTGGAACGAGGTCGACTTGAACCTCGTCGGTACGTCGTCAATCGATACCACCTGCACGATCTGGGGCCTGGAAACGAGTCAACCGCTCGGGCGTGTTAATCTCGTGTCCGGCCACGTCAAGACGCAACTTATCGCACACGACAAGGAGGTGTACGATATAGCGTTCTCGCGCGCAGGCGGTGGCCGCGATATGTTTGCCTCGGTCGGTGCGGACGGCAGCGTGAGGATGTTCGACCTGCGCCATCTAGAACACTCGACCATCATCTACGAGGATCCGGCGCACACACCGTTGCTACGGTTGGCGTGGAACAAGCAGGACCCGAATTATCTCGCCACGGTGGCGATGGATAGCTGCGAGGTCATCATACTGGACGTGCGAGTACCGTGCACACCGGTCGCACGGCTCAGCAATCATCGGGCGTGCGTGAACGGAATTGCTTGGGCACCGCACAGCTCCTGTCACATCTGTACGGCGGGCGACGACCACCAGGCACTGATCTGGGATATACAGCAGATGCCCCGGCCTATCGAAGATCCGATCCTCGCGTACACGGCGGCCGAGGGCGAGGTCAACCAGATACAGTGGGGCGCAACACAACCGGACTGGATCGCCATCTGCTACAAGACGGCTTGCGAGATTTTGCGCGTCTAA